A genomic window from Salvia hispanica cultivar TCC Black 2014 chromosome 5, UniMelb_Shisp_WGS_1.0, whole genome shotgun sequence includes:
- the LOC125188935 gene encoding DEK domain-containing chromatin-associated protein 1-like, which yields MAAQKEQVDVGGCENQEKDAKPNDVEDEGLKVDDADEGDEEKGGGDEAKVEEESEGGMDEEEAEGEGKGEAESDEGEKLEEEESEKKNENLKKRSRKDKKGEAMELESPRSERPTRERKTVERFIVGESPRASASKTLSIEKGKGTQLKDIPNVAFKLSKRKTDETLQLLHTVLFGKKSKVHTLKKNIGLFSGFVWVENEEKQRTKVKEKLDKCVRGKLLDLCDVLNITVNKTTTKKEELTTMLVDFLESPHATTDSLLADKEKKGKKRKSRGSTNKSPSSSNATAGQSKKKQKLDSKSGKKSKPSVEEEQDRDDDKSKSSQIEDDHDDDSIVGGAESGQEEHHSEEGTDDDEDEPEKYMVVEKSSSKKSAKKDTEKTELKSKSVGKGSHVTPSKTGKPTKKPSSSASKKEPAAESNRKAKTPSSKKKKDDEESEEDNEVPTKNASASKKKPSKSLEKEQGKGKGTKAAEKQPSREEMHSVVANILKEVDFNTATLSDILRQLGEHFGVDLMHRKTEVKEIITEVIENMSDDEEEGEAGSEDEAGKDGDDE from the exons ATGGCTGCACAAAAGGAACAAGTCGATGTCGGTGGGTGCGAGAACCAAGAGAAAGACGCGAAACCTAATGATGTTGAAGATGAAGGCCTGAAGGTGGACGACGCTGACGAAGGGGATGAAGAGAAAGGAGGAGGAGATGAGGCGAAAGTAGAGGAAGAGAGCGAGGGAGGGATGGATGAGGAAGAAGCAGAGGGGGAGGGGAAGGGCGAAGCTGAAAGTGACGAGGGAGAGAAAttggaggaggaagagagtgagaaaaagaatGAGAATTTGAAGAAGAGATCGAGAAAGGATAAAAAAGGCGAGGCTATGGAGTTGGAATCGCCGAGGAGTGAGAGGCCAACGAGGGAGAGGAAAACGGTGGAGAGATTCATCGTGGGGGAGAGTCCGAGGGCCTCGGCTAGCAAGACTCTGTCAATTGAAAAG GGTAAAGGCACACAGCTTAAGGACATCCCAAATG TTGCATTCAAGTTGTCTAAGAGGAAAACTGATGAGACCCTACAGCTTCTCCACACTGTTCTTTTTGGCAAGAAATCTAAG GTTCACACccttaagaaaaatataggCCTCTTTTCTGGTTTTGTATGGGTTGAGAATGAG GAAAAGCAGAGGACAAAAGTCAAGGAGAAATTGGACAAATGTGTTAGAGGAAAGTTGCTTGATTTATGTGATGTTCTTAACATCACTGTGAACAAAACCACTACAAAGAAG GAGGAACTTACAACAATGTTGGTGGACTTCTTGGAATCTCCACATGCTACAACAGATAGCTTGCTTGCTGACAAGGAGAAG AAGGGTAAGAAGCGGAAGAGTAGGGGATCAACGAACAAAAGTCCCAGTTCTTCTAATGCAACTGCTGGACAATCAAAAAAG AAACAAAAATTGGATTCTAAATCTGGGAAGAAGTCAAAGCCTTCTGTAGAAGAAGAGCAAGACCGTGATGATGACAAAAGTAAATCGTCACAAATTGAAGATGATCATGATGATGACAGCATAGTTGGTGGAGCAGAAAGTGGACAAGAAGAGCATCACTCAGAAGAAGGAAcggatgatgatgaagatgaaccTGAGAAGTATATGGTTGTCGAGAAAAGTTCCTCTAAGAAAAGTGCAAAGAAAGATACTGAGAAGACTGAGTTGAAGTCTAAGTCTGTTGGTAAAGGAAGCCATGTAACACCGTCGAAAACTGGTAAACCTACCAAAAAACCTTCCAGTTCAGCATCAAAGAAAGAACCTGCAGCTGAATCAAACCGTAAAGCTAAGACACCTTCAagcaagaagaaaaaggatgatgAGGAAAGCGAGGAGGACAATGAAGTACCGACCAAGAATGCATCCGCAAGCAAGAAAAAGCCAAGCAAGTCATTAGAAAAGGAACAag GGAAAGGGAAAGGTACAAAAGCAGCTGAAAAACAGCCTAGCAGAGAAGAGATGCATTCTGTGGTGGCGAATATACTGAAGGAAGTTGATTTTAATACA GCAACATTATCTGACATTCTACGACAACTTG GGGAGCACTTTGGAGTAGATCTGATGCATAGGAAAACAGAGGTGAAAGAAATCATTACTGAAGTAATAGAAAACATGTCTGATGATGAAGAGGAAGGGGAGGCTGGCTCTGAGGATGAAGCAGGAAAAGATGGAGACGATGAATGA
- the LOC125188936 gene encoding uncharacterized protein LOC125188936, producing the protein MANPVVNGGKVRVEAIQTVVPTKATDPRQSRRITVSQNVGSTALLQRRFHLLLCYNKASSGDSGWLLAGQIKESLGRALKDYPLLAGRLRWCDADLEIVCNDSGTRMVETKAEMALAAFVEKREDETELVFWEDVFHHTPQFSPLFYIQVTNFTCGGYSIGISCSILLGDPFTLTTIIKKWASLHNTMFPSNEIPQIPMFYLPNHGPPPSFTSLLTGSNTTKDPAESLIFNIPTNILNSDNNTHKHLAALCVEEAERETGQKLAPNLSLLVQLPPEDDTVEVCSREGLLECSKLDHGAKGVSFTRAWDELELDNICFNEGNKPIYASCWINSVVDEGCVIIAPSTDQGLQIVVTFT; encoded by the exons atggcaaatCCGGTGGTTAATGGCGGCAAAGTGCGCGTGGAAGCAATTCAAACAGTGGTTCCAACAAAGGCAACAGATCCACGCCAATCGCGCAGAATCACCGTTTCACAGAATGTGGGATCCACGGCGCTGCTGCAGCGCCGCTTCCACCTGCTCCTCTGCTACAACAAGGCCTCTTCCGGCGACTCCGGATGGCTCCTTGCCGGCCAGATTAAGGAGTCTCTCGGAAGAGCCCTGAAGGACTACCCCTTGCTCGCCGGCAGGCTGCGCTGGTGCGACGCTGATTTGGAGATCGTGTGCAATGATTCCGGCACTCGAATGGTTGAGACCAAGGCGGAGATGGCATTGGCTGCTTTTGTTGAGAAGAGAGAAGACGAGACGGAGCTCGTTTTCTGGGAGGATGTTTTTCACCATACCCCTCAGTTTTCTCCGCTCTTTTATATTCAG GTAACAAACTTCACATGTGGGGGATACTCAATTGGGATAAGCTGCAGCATCCTCCTTGGTGATCCTTTTACCCTAACAACCATCATCAAGAAATGGGCCTCTCTCCACAACACCATGTTTCCATCAAATGAAATTCCCCAAATCCCCATGTTCTACCTCCCCAATCATGGCCCACCACCCTCATTTACATCTCTACTAACTGGATCCAACACAACCAAAGATCCAGCTGAGAGTCTCATCTTCAACATCCCAACAAACATTCTCAATTCAGACAACAACACCCACAAGCATCTTGCTGCCTTGTGCGTTGAAGAGGCCGAGCGCGAGACTGGCCAGAAACTGGCTCCAAACTTGTCCCTGCTTGTTCAGTTGCCCCCTGAGGATGATACGGTTGAAGTTTGCTCGAGAGAAGGGCTCTTAGAGTGTTCAAAACTAGATCATGGTGCAAAAGGAGTGAGTTTTACAAGAGCATGGGATGAACTCGAATTGGACAACATATGTTTTAATGAAGGAAACAAGCCCATTTATGCCTCGTGTTGGATCAACTCAGTGGTTGATGAAGGTTGTGTGATTATTGCGCCATCAACTGATCAAGGACTTCAAATTGTGGTCACATTCACTTAG